One Anopheles bellator unplaced genomic scaffold, idAnoBellAS_SP24_06.2 scaffold00632_ctg1, whole genome shotgun sequence DNA window includes the following coding sequences:
- the LOC131214341 gene encoding uncharacterized protein LOC131214341, producing the protein MFKILCLFAIVVVVAAGYADPKTSSNPAVPGPMERIVKREALEATEAKESAVEEKDDLERAETFGHGYHKVIHVYPRIYPGYHYGHGYPYAHGGYGYGGYGYGGYY; encoded by the exons atgtttaag ATCCTCTGTTTGTTCGCCATCGTGGTCGTGGTTGCTGCAGGATATGCCGATCCGAAGACATCCTCCAACCCAGCGGTTCCTGGACCGATGGAACGGATTGTTAAACGCGAAGCATTAGAGGCCACCGAAGCCAAGGAGTCAGCTGTGGAGGAGAAGGATGATCTGGAAAGGGCAGAAACGTTTGGCCATGGCTATCACAAGGTGATCCATGTGTATCCTAGAATCTATCCTGGATATCATTATGGTCATGGTTATCCCTACGCACACGGCGGGTACGGATACGGAGGTTATGGCTATGGAGGTTATTACTAA